Proteins from one Gimesia maris genomic window:
- a CDS encoding DUF58 domain-containing protein produces the protein MDDYRKYLDPQTLAKVQNLDLAARQIVEGYVSGAHKSPFHGFSAEFAQHREYATGDDLRYVDWKVYAKSDRYYLKQYEAETNFTCYLLLDCSESMRYRSEGTALSKWEYARLVAAALAYVVLKQQDAAGLCTVNDHVVDFLRPASQPTHLKQIYYTLEHTEAAGESGLGKVFHELAERINRRSLIIIISDLFDDLDSVMLGLKHFRHRKHDVSLLQVIDPAEQDFPFQEPVLFRGLENLPEQMAEPRSLKKAYQAEFEKFLKAAQRGCRDLNMDYGFVRTDQSLDMALSTFLSHRQSRVGS, from the coding sequence ATGGACGATTACCGCAAGTATTTAGATCCGCAGACGCTCGCTAAGGTTCAAAATCTGGATCTGGCGGCGCGACAGATTGTGGAAGGCTATGTTTCCGGGGCACACAAAAGCCCTTTTCATGGTTTTTCCGCCGAGTTTGCGCAGCATCGGGAATACGCGACCGGCGATGACCTGCGCTACGTCGACTGGAAGGTCTACGCCAAATCGGATCGATATTATCTGAAACAGTATGAAGCCGAGACCAATTTTACCTGCTACCTGCTGCTTGACTGCAGTGAATCCATGCGGTATCGCTCTGAAGGGACCGCGCTTTCCAAGTGGGAATACGCGCGGCTGGTGGCCGCTGCCCTGGCGTATGTGGTTCTCAAACAACAGGATGCCGCCGGGCTGTGTACGGTCAACGATCACGTGGTCGATTTTCTCAGACCGGCCAGTCAGCCAACCCATCTGAAACAGATATATTATACCCTGGAACACACGGAAGCAGCAGGCGAATCGGGACTGGGAAAAGTCTTTCACGAACTGGCAGAACGCATTAACCGTCGCAGCCTGATCATTATCATCAGCGATCTGTTTGATGATCTCGATTCGGTCATGCTGGGATTAAAACATTTTCGCCATCGCAAACATGATGTCAGCCTGCTGCAGGTGATTGATCCCGCGGAACAGGACTTCCCTTTCCAGGAGCCGGTTCTCTTTCGCGGACTGGAAAACCTGCCGGAACAGATGGCGGAACCACGCTCACTCAAAAAAGCATACCAGGCCGAGTTTGAAAAATTTCTCAAAGCAGCGCAGCGCGGCTGTCGCGATCTGAATATGGACTATGGATTTGTTCGTACCGATCAGTCTCTGGATATGGCACTCTCAACATTCCTCTCACACCGTCAGTCACGAGTCGGTTCTTAA
- a CDS encoding DTW domain-containing protein — translation MPGSHPPTVIVVHPKERKSKCTVQPLRTSEDFVFWKFPRKEADRIQGYVRLGLDGPLISPADADSGLLVLDGTWRLAEKMEPDYRELPVRSLPDWKTAYPRVSKQFADPSAGLATIEAIYIAYHLMGLDTTGLLEGYYWADQFLELNRDQLT, via the coding sequence GTGCCAGGCTCGCATCCTCCCACAGTGATTGTGGTACATCCCAAAGAACGCAAAAGTAAATGCACCGTGCAGCCTTTGCGCACCAGCGAAGACTTTGTCTTCTGGAAGTTCCCCCGTAAGGAAGCCGACCGCATACAGGGATATGTGCGTCTGGGACTGGATGGCCCCCTCATCAGTCCGGCGGATGCAGACTCGGGCCTGCTGGTCCTGGACGGAACCTGGCGTCTGGCGGAGAAAATGGAACCCGATTATCGGGAACTTCCCGTTCGCAGCCTGCCTGACTGGAAGACCGCATACCCGCGTGTCTCTAAACAGTTTGCAGATCCTTCAGCCGGGCTTGCCACCATTGAGGCCATCTACATTGCTTATCACCTGATGGGACTGGATACAACCGGCCTGCTGGAAGGTTATTACTGGGCAGATCAGTTTCTGGAACTGAATCGCGATCAACTGACGTAA
- a CDS encoding class I SAM-dependent methyltransferase: MSFSITSHNQQFSFETTPELFSPRGLDRGTEAMLSTVTFAPGERVLDLGCGCGVVGILAAKIVGAENVVMTDVDADAVRISKKNAERNAAAGVTVLQSDGFRDHQETDFEWILSNPPYHEDFSVAKNFIMKGFNRLKIGGKLVMVTRRRLWYQKKLTSIFGGTEVHEIDGYFVFHAEKRRDSYAARKRRNR, translated from the coding sequence ATGAGCTTTTCCATTACCTCTCATAATCAGCAGTTCAGCTTTGAAACAACGCCCGAACTGTTCTCCCCCAGAGGCCTGGATCGGGGTACGGAAGCGATGCTCTCGACGGTGACGTTTGCGCCGGGCGAGCGAGTGCTGGACCTGGGCTGTGGATGTGGCGTGGTGGGAATTTTGGCAGCGAAGATCGTTGGTGCTGAAAATGTTGTGATGACCGACGTTGATGCAGACGCAGTTCGCATCTCAAAAAAAAATGCGGAACGTAATGCGGCTGCGGGAGTGACCGTTTTACAGAGCGATGGTTTTCGCGACCATCAGGAGACCGACTTCGAGTGGATTCTGTCCAACCCGCCTTACCATGAGGATTTTTCCGTCGCCAAGAATTTCATCATGAAGGGCTTCAATCGTCTGAAGATCGGCGGAAAGCTGGTGATGGTGACTCGTCGACGGCTGTGGTACCAGAAGAAACTGACCAGCATTTTCGGCGGAACCGAAGTGCACGAGATTGACGGTTACTTTGTGTTTCATGCCGAGAAACGTCGCGACAGTTATGCAGCACGGAAACGACGGAACCGGTAA
- a CDS encoding BatA domain-containing protein, with translation MNAFSFQPLFAFGFASPWLLMGLLAAGIPILIHLLHKRKFIETEWAAMKFLLAATRKYSRRVRFEQLLILLVRCLILLLLAVAFSRPYWSLQGAFFESAAPVHRILVVDTSFSMRWQGEEETLFEEAREIARSIVSSSRQGDAFQLIQISSASPQKVISRPSRQQTYVLDEISKLQPTQEFGNAGQALQAALEFLGQAQELAQKEVIIISDFQAESWAPQQAEQGNSRILSLMDALSKKATLILKDVGVTEESNLAIVDFNSRSVFATLNQPVRLSVTLHNFGLLNQDAVNLQLYVDQQLVNQKQVDLPANTDTQAEFTHQFTRVGDHRLEVRLADDRLPLDNHRWKVMPVKKEINVLLVNGRRSTEAMGRATDFLELALSPSLQEQPWQGIIKPHVINEGELATTELSLYDAVVICDVALFTDHERDLLKHYVSRGGGLIFSLGEQVNVKNYNQTIFQPGQGLLSLKLLDRRGDARRHTTLFEFDPLQYQHPVIEIFKGNPDAGLETTHIYEYFQTELPADPNTRLILNYDTNDPAIIEGSLGRGKVVLITTSLDRLWGTWAIWPSFPPMVNELVLYIATGKWGSREARVGQPLEIMTRENQLTLSPQMIAPDQEKYPLRSVLDSEDESRTITFPQTLLSGIYELDWGSAAMENTLYAVNVSSQESNLNHIGPQVIPPQYFRRPEGAQSQLAEVPEERSTQAGLAENLLLTVLALIVVEQLLLWRFSAGALTFLAVMLISGLSLFFLR, from the coding sequence ATGAACGCTTTTTCCTTTCAGCCTCTGTTTGCTTTTGGTTTTGCCAGTCCCTGGCTGCTGATGGGACTGCTGGCGGCTGGAATTCCCATCCTGATCCATCTGCTGCATAAGCGAAAATTCATCGAAACCGAATGGGCGGCCATGAAGTTTCTGCTGGCGGCGACCCGGAAATATTCCCGGCGGGTGCGGTTTGAGCAACTGTTGATCCTGCTGGTCAGGTGTCTGATTCTGCTGCTGCTGGCAGTCGCATTTTCGCGTCCTTACTGGTCTCTGCAAGGCGCCTTTTTTGAAAGCGCCGCGCCCGTACATCGGATTCTGGTCGTGGATACTTCCTTCAGTATGCGCTGGCAGGGAGAGGAAGAGACCCTGTTTGAAGAGGCCAGAGAAATCGCGCGGTCGATTGTCTCATCGTCCCGACAGGGAGACGCGTTTCAACTGATTCAGATTTCCAGCGCTTCGCCACAAAAAGTGATTTCCCGCCCTTCTCGACAACAGACCTATGTGCTCGATGAAATTTCAAAACTGCAACCGACACAGGAGTTCGGTAATGCTGGGCAGGCGCTGCAGGCGGCGCTGGAATTTCTCGGACAGGCTCAGGAACTGGCGCAGAAAGAAGTGATTATCATCAGCGATTTCCAGGCGGAGAGTTGGGCTCCCCAGCAGGCCGAACAGGGAAATTCACGCATCCTGTCATTAATGGATGCATTATCAAAAAAAGCGACGCTGATTCTTAAAGATGTCGGAGTAACGGAGGAATCGAATCTTGCCATCGTCGATTTCAACAGCAGGTCCGTATTTGCCACGTTAAATCAGCCGGTGCGTTTGAGTGTCACTCTGCATAATTTTGGCCTTCTGAACCAGGATGCGGTCAACCTGCAGTTGTACGTCGATCAACAGCTGGTCAATCAGAAGCAGGTGGACCTGCCGGCGAATACTGACACTCAAGCGGAGTTTACCCATCAGTTTACCCGGGTGGGCGATCATCGACTGGAAGTTCGACTCGCCGACGATCGACTGCCGCTGGATAATCATCGCTGGAAGGTCATGCCCGTCAAAAAAGAAATCAACGTGCTGCTGGTCAATGGCAGACGCTCGACGGAAGCGATGGGCCGCGCCACAGACTTTCTGGAACTGGCACTCTCGCCTTCATTGCAGGAACAACCCTGGCAGGGAATTATCAAGCCGCATGTGATCAATGAAGGCGAACTGGCGACCACCGAGCTGAGCCTCTACGATGCGGTTGTCATCTGTGATGTTGCTCTGTTTACAGATCACGAACGCGATCTGTTAAAACATTATGTCAGTCGCGGAGGCGGGCTGATCTTCAGCCTCGGCGAGCAGGTGAATGTCAAGAATTATAACCAGACGATCTTTCAACCAGGGCAGGGGCTGTTATCCTTGAAATTGCTGGACCGTCGAGGCGACGCCCGCAGGCATACCACACTGTTTGAATTTGATCCCCTCCAGTACCAGCATCCCGTTATTGAAATCTTTAAGGGAAATCCTGACGCCGGCCTGGAGACCACGCATATCTACGAATACTTTCAAACAGAGCTTCCCGCCGATCCGAATACGCGACTGATTTTGAATTATGATACGAATGATCCGGCAATCATCGAGGGGTCACTCGGACGGGGAAAAGTGGTCCTGATTACCACATCACTTGATCGGCTCTGGGGGACATGGGCGATCTGGCCCAGCTTTCCGCCGATGGTGAATGAACTCGTGTTGTATATTGCGACGGGTAAATGGGGCAGTCGCGAAGCCCGGGTGGGACAGCCTCTGGAAATCATGACCCGGGAAAACCAGCTGACACTTTCTCCCCAGATGATCGCGCCCGATCAGGAGAAGTATCCGCTCAGAAGCGTTCTCGACAGTGAGGATGAGTCCCGCACAATTACCTTCCCGCAGACTTTGCTCTCTGGGATCTACGAACTGGACTGGGGATCGGCGGCCATGGAAAATACACTCTATGCCGTGAATGTTTCGTCACAGGAAAGTAATTTGAATCATATTGGTCCCCAGGTGATTCCACCACAGTATTTTCGTCGACCCGAGGGAGCTCAAAGTCAACTGGCAGAAGTGCCGGAAGAACGCAGTACACAGGCAGGACTGGCGGAAAACCTGTTGCTGACCGTACTGGCTCTGATCGTGGTTGAACAGTTGCTGCTCTGGCGATTTTCCGCTGGTGCATTGACGTTTCTGGCAGTGATGCTGATCTCCGGACTGAGCCTGTTTTTCCTGCGTTGA
- the amt gene encoding ammonium transporter — protein MELHQQIDILWILVCSLFVLFMQAGFCCLESGLSRSKNSIHVAIKNVVDVSIVGILYWIFGFGLMFGTTTGGLIGTTHFPFTNSGSDIFLSAFFLFQLMLCVTAATIASGASAERMRFTAYLILSIVLGGIIYPVFGHWAWTSHFTGKAPGWLESLGFRDFSGSTVVHSLGAWAALASIMIIGPRIGKFDKQSGSKKLKGHNLTLATTGVFILWMGWFGFNGGSEFGFTSHVPQIFINTFLASACGAITMLVWQFYQKKQIEIENILNGLLAGLVASSASCDAVSPAAAVVIGIIAAIVMEAGVWVLERFQLDDTIGVIPVHGFAGVWGTLAVALFIPAELLSHSRWEQFLIQLLGCGVCFIWCFSFCWVTLRIISHFVRLRATKDEEKLGLNMAEHGATSEMYDLLNLMELHIQGDTELGDDMDEYSDVSLIAKQYNRVSQVRDLALNELKDRTENLELTRRELEEKAERLKQANTDAEAASRAKSEFLANMSHEIRTPMTAVLGYTDLLIEESWGRPGSIQLLDVIKRNGHYLLELINDILDLSKIESGNLTIETIQFSLLEKMKEIQSLMKVRAELRGLHFKLSFEGTLPVEIQSDPTRLKQILINLIGNAIKFSPDGGKVSVETSFLNSSADNPLLEFKISDTGIGMTAEQIAMLYQPFVQADSSTTRKFGGTGLGLAISKRLAEMLGGDLTCESVPGEGTVFTLTIGIGNPETLKFHENPQDKFRQIPVIQQDPELPAGDSETMNLGPCTVLLAEDGVDNQRLISMLLKKEKAHVVLAENGDIAVRRALNAEQQGKPFDVILMDMSMPVLDGYGATRKLRELGIETPIIALTAHAMTGDRQKCIDAGCSDYATKPVNREKLRNIILKYRSRAQAEPVT, from the coding sequence ATGGAACTTCATCAACAAATTGACATTCTCTGGATTTTGGTCTGCAGTCTATTTGTCCTGTTTATGCAGGCTGGTTTCTGTTGTCTGGAATCTGGTCTTTCCCGCTCTAAAAACAGTATTCACGTCGCCATAAAAAATGTCGTCGACGTCAGTATTGTGGGGATCCTGTATTGGATATTCGGATTTGGCCTGATGTTTGGTACGACAACGGGTGGGTTAATCGGCACCACTCATTTCCCGTTCACGAATTCCGGTTCCGATATATTTCTATCCGCGTTTTTCCTGTTTCAACTGATGCTGTGTGTGACTGCCGCCACCATCGCTTCCGGCGCCTCAGCCGAACGGATGCGCTTTACCGCTTATCTGATTCTCTCAATCGTGCTGGGCGGGATCATCTATCCCGTGTTTGGACACTGGGCCTGGACCAGTCATTTCACCGGAAAAGCGCCCGGCTGGCTGGAGTCTTTGGGATTCCGGGATTTCAGTGGTTCGACAGTCGTCCATTCACTGGGAGCATGGGCAGCGCTGGCATCGATCATGATTATCGGACCTCGAATTGGAAAATTCGATAAACAATCCGGTTCAAAAAAATTGAAGGGGCACAATCTGACCCTCGCGACAACGGGTGTCTTTATCCTCTGGATGGGCTGGTTTGGATTTAACGGCGGAAGTGAGTTTGGTTTTACATCGCATGTACCGCAAATCTTTATTAATACTTTTCTGGCGTCTGCCTGTGGTGCCATCACAATGCTGGTGTGGCAATTCTATCAGAAGAAACAGATCGAAATCGAAAACATACTGAATGGTCTGCTGGCAGGCCTAGTCGCCAGCAGCGCCAGTTGTGATGCGGTCTCGCCTGCAGCTGCTGTGGTGATTGGAATTATCGCAGCGATCGTCATGGAAGCGGGTGTCTGGGTTCTGGAGCGTTTCCAGCTCGACGATACGATCGGCGTGATTCCCGTGCACGGTTTTGCGGGTGTCTGGGGTACTCTGGCGGTCGCATTGTTTATTCCCGCCGAGCTCCTGTCACATTCCCGATGGGAACAGTTTCTGATCCAGTTACTGGGATGTGGCGTCTGCTTCATCTGGTGTTTTTCTTTCTGCTGGGTCACTTTACGGATCATCAGTCATTTTGTTCGACTGCGTGCAACCAAAGATGAAGAAAAGCTGGGTCTGAATATGGCAGAGCATGGTGCCACTTCAGAAATGTATGACTTGTTGAATCTGATGGAACTGCATATCCAGGGAGATACCGAGCTGGGAGATGACATGGACGAATACAGCGATGTCAGCCTGATTGCAAAACAATACAACAGGGTTTCACAAGTACGGGATCTGGCTTTAAATGAACTGAAAGACCGGACGGAAAATCTGGAATTAACCCGTCGTGAACTGGAAGAAAAAGCCGAACGACTGAAACAGGCCAATACCGATGCGGAGGCTGCCTCGCGGGCGAAGAGTGAATTTCTGGCGAATATGAGTCATGAAATCCGGACGCCGATGACTGCCGTCCTGGGATACACCGATTTGCTGATTGAAGAAAGCTGGGGCCGCCCGGGCAGCATTCAGTTACTGGACGTGATTAAACGTAACGGGCATTACCTCCTGGAACTGATCAATGACATTCTCGACCTCTCCAAAATTGAATCGGGAAATCTGACGATCGAAACCATTCAATTTTCCCTGCTGGAAAAAATGAAAGAAATCCAGTCACTGATGAAAGTCAGGGCGGAACTCCGGGGATTGCACTTTAAGCTGTCATTTGAGGGTACCCTCCCGGTTGAGATTCAGAGTGATCCGACACGACTCAAACAGATTCTGATCAACCTGATTGGGAACGCGATCAAATTCTCACCCGATGGGGGAAAAGTTTCAGTGGAAACATCGTTTTTAAATTCTTCTGCTGATAATCCCCTGCTGGAATTTAAAATCAGTGACACGGGTATCGGCATGACAGCCGAGCAGATTGCCATGCTCTATCAACCGTTTGTCCAGGCGGACTCTTCCACCACGCGTAAGTTTGGTGGAACCGGCCTGGGACTGGCTATCAGCAAGCGACTGGCCGAGATGCTGGGTGGCGATCTGACGTGTGAAAGTGTGCCTGGTGAAGGTACCGTCTTCACGCTGACCATTGGCATTGGCAACCCGGAAACACTGAAGTTTCATGAAAATCCACAGGACAAATTCAGACAGATACCAGTGATCCAGCAAGATCCGGAATTGCCTGCAGGTGATTCAGAAACAATGAATCTGGGCCCCTGTACTGTCCTGCTGGCAGAAGATGGTGTTGATAACCAGCGTCTGATTTCCATGTTGCTGAAAAAAGAGAAAGCGCATGTGGTACTGGCTGAAAACGGCGACATCGCAGTCAGGCGGGCACTGAATGCCGAACAACAAGGCAAACCGTTTGATGTCATTCTGATGGATATGTCGATGCCGGTCCTGGATGGATATGGCGCCACCAGAAAACTGCGTGAACTGGGAATCGAGACTCCCATCATCGCCTTGACCGCGCATGCCATGACCGGGGATCGGCAGAAATGTATCGACGCCGGTTGCTCGGATTATGCAACCAAACCGGTCAACCGGGAGAAGCTCCGCAACATCATTCTGAAATATCGATCGCGTGCACAGGCAGAGCCGGTCACGTAA
- the carB gene encoding carbamoyl-phosphate synthase large subunit: protein MPRRDDIRKILIIGSGPIVIGQACEFDYSGTQACKALREDGYEVVLVNSNPATIMTDPETAHRTYIEPITWQYIQKVIEIEKPDALLPTLGGQTGLNAAMDLARRGILDQLGVELIGAKEAVIAKAESRDQFKEAMTKIGLDCPRSAVVHNMEEANAAVKDIGLPIIIRASYTLGGTGGGVAYNREEFVEKVRSGLALSPVNEVLLEESILGWKEYEMEVMRDQADNVVIICAIENFDPMGVHTGDSITVAPAQTLTDKEYQRMRDATIACMREIGVETGGSNVQFAVNPDTGRMTIIEMNPRVSRSSALASKATGFPIAKIAAKLAVGYRLDEIRNDITRETFACFEPTIDYVVTKIPRWTFEKFPDADPVLTVQMKSVGETMSIGRTFKESLQKALRGLEIGHFGLGGGKKDLWGTAKQPSKDTIQSKLSVPNEERIFYVRYAFKQGMTTEQIHELSDIDPWFLNHIRQLVELEDQIRSRSRLEDMDYTAMKQAKQSGYSDKQLAFWLDSTEMDVRQYRKGLGIEATFKQVDTCAAEFEAFTPYFYSTYEQEDETPGNPDHKRRIMILGGGPNRIGQGIEFDYCCCQASFALQELGIESIMVNSNPETVSTDYDTSDHLFFEPLTTEDVLNICDRMKPDGVIVQFGGQTPLNLARGLEAAGVNIIGTSPEMIDAAEDRERFQAILEKLELHQPPNGIATDTESARNVASKIGYPILVRPSYVLGGRAMEICYDEESLVRYMNEAVNASPDHPVLVDRFLEDAIEVDVDAISDGITTLVGGVMEHIEEAGVHSGDSACVLPPHSLPESVINEIKRATHALARELKVKGLMNIQFAVKQTDDEYKVYILEVNPRASRTSPFVSKATGISLPRIAAKVMAGVSLLEQEITREPEPKHTSVKESVFPFSRFLGVDIILGPEMRSTGEVMGISDGFAMAFAKSQLAASTSLPSEGTVFISMADVYKDMIIEPARRLIELGFKIVSTSGTARVLKEAGLEVATIKKLKEGRPNLLDMMANQEVQFIFNTPSGKGSRTDEGKIRSASVSYGVTCVTTIPGCLAVVKALEALAEDATPQVRALQDWMADM, encoded by the coding sequence GTGCCCAGACGAGACGACATTCGTAAGATTTTAATCATTGGCTCCGGTCCGATTGTGATCGGTCAGGCGTGTGAATTTGACTATTCTGGAACCCAGGCCTGTAAGGCACTGCGGGAAGATGGTTATGAAGTCGTGCTGGTAAACTCCAATCCGGCTACGATTATGACCGATCCGGAAACAGCACATCGAACTTATATCGAACCGATCACCTGGCAGTATATTCAGAAAGTCATCGAGATCGAAAAACCCGATGCCCTGCTGCCGACGCTCGGCGGTCAGACCGGCTTGAACGCTGCGATGGATCTTGCCCGTCGCGGCATCCTTGACCAGCTGGGCGTGGAACTCATCGGTGCCAAAGAAGCGGTCATCGCCAAAGCAGAAAGCCGTGACCAGTTTAAAGAAGCGATGACCAAAATCGGGCTCGACTGTCCCCGCAGTGCTGTCGTACACAACATGGAGGAAGCCAATGCGGCAGTGAAGGACATCGGACTGCCGATCATTATTCGTGCCAGCTATACCCTCGGGGGAACTGGTGGCGGCGTGGCTTACAACCGCGAAGAGTTTGTAGAGAAAGTCCGCAGCGGTCTGGCCCTCTCTCCCGTCAATGAAGTCCTGCTGGAAGAATCTATTCTCGGCTGGAAAGAATACGAGATGGAAGTCATGCGCGATCAGGCCGATAACGTGGTCATCATCTGCGCTATCGAAAACTTCGATCCGATGGGCGTACACACCGGTGATTCCATCACCGTCGCGCCGGCACAGACACTCACCGATAAAGAATACCAGCGGATGCGCGATGCCACTATCGCCTGTATGCGTGAGATCGGCGTCGAAACCGGTGGCTCTAACGTTCAGTTCGCCGTCAATCCCGATACGGGCCGCATGACGATCATCGAAATGAATCCCCGCGTCAGTCGCTCCAGTGCCCTGGCTTCCAAAGCGACCGGATTCCCGATTGCAAAAATCGCCGCGAAGCTGGCCGTCGGTTATCGACTCGATGAAATCCGAAACGACATCACCCGCGAAACGTTTGCCTGTTTTGAACCAACTATCGACTACGTCGTCACCAAAATTCCCCGCTGGACATTCGAAAAATTCCCAGATGCCGACCCGGTTCTGACCGTGCAGATGAAATCCGTCGGCGAAACCATGTCTATCGGCCGTACTTTCAAAGAGTCTCTGCAGAAAGCGCTGCGAGGCCTGGAAATTGGTCACTTCGGACTGGGTGGCGGTAAGAAGGATCTCTGGGGAACTGCCAAACAGCCTTCCAAGGATACGATCCAGTCCAAACTTTCGGTTCCCAATGAAGAGCGGATTTTCTACGTTCGCTATGCATTCAAGCAGGGAATGACAACGGAGCAGATTCACGAACTGAGTGATATTGATCCCTGGTTCCTCAATCACATCAGACAACTGGTTGAACTGGAAGATCAGATCCGCTCACGTTCCCGCCTGGAAGATATGGACTACACCGCCATGAAACAGGCCAAGCAGTCCGGCTACTCCGATAAACAGCTGGCTTTCTGGCTCGACTCGACCGAAATGGATGTCCGCCAGTATCGCAAAGGGCTCGGCATTGAGGCGACGTTCAAACAGGTCGATACCTGTGCCGCCGAATTCGAAGCCTTTACACCATACTTCTATTCGACCTACGAACAGGAAGACGAAACGCCGGGCAATCCCGATCACAAACGCCGCATCATGATTCTGGGCGGCGGACCGAACCGCATCGGGCAGGGGATTGAATTCGATTACTGTTGCTGTCAGGCTTCCTTCGCGCTGCAGGAACTGGGCATCGAAAGCATCATGGTCAACTCGAATCCCGAAACCGTTTCGACTGACTATGACACTTCGGACCATCTGTTCTTCGAACCATTGACCACCGAAGACGTCCTCAATATCTGCGACCGCATGAAACCCGATGGCGTGATCGTGCAATTTGGCGGACAGACGCCGCTCAACCTGGCGCGTGGTCTGGAAGCCGCCGGCGTCAACATTATCGGTACCAGTCCTGAAATGATCGACGCGGCCGAAGACCGGGAACGCTTTCAGGCGATTCTCGAAAAGCTCGAACTGCATCAGCCTCCGAACGGCATCGCCACGGATACCGAAAGCGCACGCAACGTCGCCAGCAAAATCGGTTATCCCATCCTCGTACGTCCCAGCTACGTGCTCGGCGGACGCGCGATGGAAATCTGCTACGATGAAGAATCCCTAGTACGCTACATGAACGAAGCCGTCAATGCGTCTCCCGATCATCCGGTACTCGTCGATCGCTTCCTGGAAGATGCCATCGAAGTTGACGTCGACGCCATCTCAGACGGGATTACGACGCTGGTCGGTGGCGTAATGGAACACATCGAAGAGGCCGGCGTTCATTCTGGTGACTCTGCCTGTGTGCTTCCGCCGCACTCGCTCCCCGAGTCGGTCATCAATGAAATCAAACGCGCGACACACGCCCTGGCACGCGAACTCAAAGTCAAAGGGCTGATGAATATCCAGTTCGCCGTCAAGCAGACTGACGATGAGTACAAAGTCTACATCCTGGAAGTGAATCCCCGTGCCAGCCGAACTTCTCCCTTTGTTTCCAAAGCGACAGGAATTTCCCTGCCCCGCATCGCCGCTAAAGTGATGGCAGGCGTCTCGCTGCTCGAACAGGAAATCACACGCGAGCCTGAACCGAAACATACGTCCGTCAAAGAAAGTGTATTCCCGTTCTCCCGCTTTCTTGGCGTTGATATTATCCTCGGCCCTGAAATGCGTTCGACGGGCGAAGTCATGGGCATCTCAGACGGCTTCGCGATGGCATTTGCCAAAAGTCAGCTCGCTGCCAGTACCAGCCTGCCTTCCGAGGGCACCGTCTTCATCAGTATGGCTGATGTCTACAAAGACATGATCATCGAACCGGCAAGACGGTTGATCGAACTGGGATTCAAAATTGTTTCGACCTCCGGGACCGCACGTGTCCTCAAAGAAGCAGGCCTCGAAGTGGCCACCATCAAGAAGCTGAAAGAAGGACGTCCCAACCTGCTGGACATGATGGCGAACCAGGAAGTCCAGTTCATCTTCAATACGCCCAGCGGTAAAGGTTCTCGAACCGACGAAGGTAAAATCCGTTCGGCTTCGGTCTCGTACGGCGTGACCTGTGTGACCACCATCCCCGGCTGTCTCGCGGTTGTCAAAGCGCTCGAAGCACTCGCCGAAGATGCAACTCCCCAGGTTCGTGCCCTGCAGGACTGGATGGCAGACATGTGA